CCATGAGGGCACGGCGATTTTCTACGGACGTCTGCTGGATGATCCTGAACGGCTCAAGGCCATTTCACACGAAGTCTACGGCACCTTCGCCGCCAACGACAGCGGCATCCCTCCGGCTGACGTCAATTCCTTCGTGGAGGCCCTGCGCCAGGCCGGTATCGAAAACGATGTGCACATTTACGACGACGTCGGGCATGGATTCTGGCTGCATGTCGACGAGGACCCTGAGACCCGCAAGAAGCCGGCATTGGACGCCTGGCAGCGCCTGAAGGCTTACCTGAAACGCACGATCGGCTAGCGACATGGTCCTTGGCCTGGTGTGAGACGCATCCCTGCGGCGATTCTCACTACGGTGGCCGGAAGCCGCCTGAGCAGGTTCTTTTTGTGGTACATCTGCCAGCCGCCACGCAGCATTGCCTCCATGGCCGCAAGGATGCGCCTCACACCAGGCCAAGAAGCCGCCCGGCAGCTTGCAATCAACTGGCCCGGCGGTAGCGGTGGAGGAGGAAGAGGAAGGCCAGGTTGATGGCCAGCACCTGCAGGCTCTCGGCGGCCGTCCACCATACGGGCATGCCCGAGTCGCGGTCGATGAAGAAGATGGTGACGGCGAACGTGCATCCCGCCAGTCCCAGAAAGCGGATGAGGGGCGCGAAACGGTCGATGTCGGTGGAAGCCAGCCACAGCACGCCGCCATGGATGGCGTAGAGAGCCGAGGCCGAACGGGCCAGGTAGACGGCCACGGGCTGCTCGGGAAAGGCGCCCAGTCCAAGAGCTTGGTGAGCGTGGTGCATCCATTGTGATGGCATGATGACGGCGCCTACCGCCAGCAGCATGACCGACCCGCCCACACGCAGCAGTCCGCGCAGCCAGCGGGCGTAGGTCAGTGCAGCCGTTGACTTATACTGGTTCATGACGATTCTCTTGGTCGCTGCGGTCATCTCCCCGAGAACGCTTCAGTGTACGAAAGCTCCCGTCAGGCGTTCAAATTTCAGGAGCAGCAGAACGGCTGGCCCGTCGCCGTCGATAATGTGCGAGAATCGGCCCCATGCGGGTTGGGAGGGACTGGAGATTCTGGGTGGCGACGTGCTTTGGACTGGGGCTGTCGCCGCTGGCGCCGGGCACCGCGGGCGCACTGGTAGGAGTCGCCATTTTCGCAGCCACCCGGCTGTGGGCTCCCCCCGAATGGACGACGCCAATCCTTCTCCTCTCGCTGCTGGCGTTCTGCTGGCTCAACCATCTCCTCACCCCATACGCCGTGCGCCGCTGGAAGAACGGAGACCCCAGCCAATTCGTCCTCGACGAGGTGGCCGGCTACCTGATGACGGTGCTTCTCTTCCGCGGCGGACCCGACCTGGCGGCAACCCTGCTCCTCACCTTTGTGCTGACTCGTCTGATGGACGTCCTCAAAATTCCGCCTGCGCGTCAGTTCGAGCGTCTGCCGGGTTCCTGGGGCATCGTCCTCGACGACCTCATGTCCTCCCTCTACGCTGTCGGGCTCCTGTGGCTGCTGCGTTGGTACTTCCCCAGCCTTTTCGCCTGATGCCGACAGCATGCCCAGCCGGTAAGATAGGGCTATGAAGGCTCTGCGGCTTTTCCTTCTTGCAGCGCTCTCTTGCGGCTTCTTGCAAGGCGAAGATGCGGTCTTCGTCTACCTGACCGGACTGACTTCCGATTCGGCCCGCATCGCCTGGGGGAGGACCAAGGGCGACGGCAACATCATCGGACGCAACGCCCGCCCGCTGGGACGGGTAGAGGTGAGTATCGCCGACCGCACTCTGGTGGAAGAGAAACGCGCCTGGGTGGAAGTCGATGGACTGGAGCCCGATCACAGCTACGACTACCAGGTGCGGCTGGGGCGCCGCCTGCTGGGCCAGGGAACCCTGCGCACCTTCCCCCGGCAGAGCCCCAAAATGGCCTTTTTGCTCATCGGAGACTACGGCAAGGGCAACAAGACCCAGAGAAGCATCGGCCAGGCCATGTGGAAGACCCTGCTGAGCCAGCGTGAGAAAGGCAACCCGGTGCGCTTCGTCCTCACCACCGGCGACAACATCTACGGCAGCTTCCTCTACCGCTTCAAGACCGGAAAACGCGACAGGCACTGGCATAAGCGTTTCTTCGACCCGTTCCGCCAGTTGCTGCCACACGTTCCTTTCTACCCGTCTCTGGGGAACCATGACGGGGACGAAACGGAGAGCGAAGACGATTTTCCCGTCTATGCCGACAACTTCTTTCTTCCGCCCATGGGCAGCCTGGAGGGCTCGACGGCACGCTACTACGGTGTGAGCTTCGCCGGGCTGGCCCTGTTCCTGATTCTCGACAGCACCGAGCACCCCCGGCCGGACGGCGGACGTATTTACGAACAGGGCGGAGCACAGCATGTCTGGCTGCGCCAGGCTCTGGCGTCCTCAAACGTCCCCTGGAAGATCGCCGTCTTCCACAACCCGTCCTACAACGCCGGTCCGCGCTACGGAGAGTCCGAGCCCCGCCTGGACTATCTTGAAGAGCTGTTCGTAGAGAGCGGCGTCGACGTGGTCTTCAACGGGCACGAACACAACTTTCAATCCAGCGACCCCCCGCGGACAGGAGGCATTCTCCACATCATCAGCGGAGGCGGCGCCGAAACCCGCAACAAGAACATCGTCGACGATCTGGAAGAGCACAGCATGGCACTGTGGTCTCCCCAGCCCCACTACCTGCTGGTGGAGATCGAGGAGGGCCGAATGCACATTACCGCGCTTGGGACCGACGCCGCCCCTGTAACCGCCCGCACTCCTGACAACGTCGCCACCCCGGCCCGGATCACCGTCTCTCAGCGACCTTAGGCGCTCAGCCCTGTGCGGGGCGGGAGACGATGATCCGGTTCTCTTCGACACTCACTGGAAAGCTCTGCAAGGGGACGCTGGCCGGACCGCCCAGGATGCGCCCCTGCAAGTCGAAGCGGCCGTCGTGGCAAGGGCAGAAAAGGTCCCTGCTGTCGGAGCGGTATTCCACGGTGCAGCGTCCGTGGGTGCAGTCGGCCGCAACGGCGTAGTAGCGGTTGGGAGCGGCGTGTATCAGCAAGGCCAGAACCGGGCCGAAGCGGAAGGTCTTGGACGAGCCCAAAGGGATCTCGCCGGCTCGCGCGGCCACCACCTGCTCTGGCAGTTGAGGAGGCGAACAGGCAGCGGCAACGCCTATTCCCGCGACCAGTTGCAGCAGGCGGCGGCGGGGCATCTCATGGCTTGAATCTGACATGCGGGCATTTTAGCCAATCGTCCGGGCGGCAGGAAGCGCGGCTGTAAGAGGTGAGGCCCGCGGAAGGCTGAAACCGCCTCCCGCGGGCTATTGCGTTCCGCTTCAAAGACCGTCACTCGGTTTTCGATTCGTCAGCGGATTGACGGGTCATCGGCTGCGGATGGTGATGTTGCCGTTGATGGTTTCGAGCCGCACCGGGTGTCCGCCTCCATTGATCGTCCCCTGGCCGATGACGTAGCGGCGGGGACTGCCCCTGGAGTAGTCCCACTCGGCGGGCCTTTGTTCGGTCAGGGGGAAGTCGCTGATGATGCGGTAGCTCTTGCGGCTGTCGCGCGTGTAGGCGATGCGCACCTCCAGTTGGCCGGCAAAATCGGCGGGAAGATAGAGGGTGACGTCGCCCGAGAGGGAAGACAGGTCGATGTGTTGGTCGCCGCCGCTGCCCAGGATGTGGACTTCCACGTCGCCGCCGTTGGTTGCGGCCTCCACCCATCCGTCCAGGGACTCGATGTAGATGTCCCCGCCCAGGGTGCGGGCGCGGGTAAAACGCGAGGACTGGCGGACGTCGATGTCGCCGCCCATGGTATGCACCGAAGCTCCTTCCGGCGCCTCGTCCACGTCGATGCGTCCGCCCATGGTCGAGATCTGGACGGTGTCGGAACTGGCCGGCACCGATCCGGTCCGGTCGGGTCCGGCCAGGGAGCCGTCACGGCGGCGGACGTTGACATAGCGGACGTTTCCGCCCATGGAACTTCCGCGGACGTCGCCTTCCACGTTGCGGAAGAGCACCTCGCCGCCCATGGTGCGTAAGGATCCGTCCAAGTCGGAATCCTCAAGGTGGATCTCGCCGCCCATAGTCTTCATCTCGGCGCTGCCCCGCACGTTGGTGAAGGACAGTTCGCCGCCCATGGTTTTTCCCGTGAAGCGTCCTTCCACATCGACCACGCTCAGGCCTCCGCCCATGGAATCGAGGTCGATGTCGAATTGGCGCGGCACCCGGATGTTGAATGCCATGTTGCTGGACCAATGACGGGAATTGCGGATGTAGCCTGAACGCACCCGGACTCCGTCTCCGGTCTCTTCGATGTCGATTTGGAAGTCCGAGGGATTGCCGGTCCGAACGTCGTAGCTGACCAGCACTTCATTTCGGTCCCAGCCGATCACCGAGACCGAGCCGCCGGCCTGCAAGTCGAGCACCAGCAGTTGTCCCGGGGAGGCCGGCAGGCGCTTTTCCGGCTGGGCCGGCAGCGAGGTGGCCGTCGCCAGTGCGATGAGGACGGTTAGGGCGCCTAAGCCCGCAGGCGAGAGGCGCTTCGAGTTATGAGCAAACATGGTCAGGTTCCTCCTCTTTTCTATCGGTTCGTAAAAAAAACTTTATGGACAAGTGTTTGAGCAGCCTGGCTTACTCCCGCAACCGGGAGGCCTTAAGCAGAACGGCCCGGTCTCCCCGCTGCTCGATTTCCTCGATGGCTTGGCGCAGGGCATCGGAGCCGACTTGATGTTGGCCCAGGACCTCCAGCGCCATCAGCCGCATCTGCACCGAGGGGTCGTCGCGCAGGGTAGCCAGAAGAGCGTCCTCGACCTGAGGGTCCATGGGCAGGCCGGCCAGGATTGACAGCGCCTTCTGCCGCACGGCCAGGCTTTCGTCGCGGTGCATGGCGAAGGTCAGCGCTTCGCGCACCTTGGGGTCCATGGCTTGAGAGGCCAGCGAGACGGCTTTGAGGCGGGACCCCAGAGCGTCGGGTCCGCGCGCCATCAAGGACTGGGCCAGCACTTCCTTGACCAGGGGCGAATCGACCGGCTCTTCCACTTCGACGTGACGGGTCACGTTGAAGCTGAGGGCCAACCGCTGGCGGGGCAAGGGACGAAAGCTGACGTCCGAGAAAACGAATTGCGATTCCTCCACGTCCGAGAAGTCGTCGTTGCTTTCGGCTTCCGCGCTGATTTCGCGGATGAGGGAGCCGTAGCCGCCCCCAGGCGCCAACTCGAAAGGCTGGGCCGAAACGGTGAGCCGGCCCAGCAGCGCTCCTGTGACAAGCAGCAGGACGGCCGCCGCCGCGGACCACAGAGGCGGGAGTTTCAGGGCGCCCGGACGGCCCGACCCGTCCGCAGGCTGCTGCTGGGGAGAGAGTTCGGATCGCTGGGCGCGCCGGGCCGAGGCGCCTTGCAGCACCCGCCGCCGCATGGCGGCGAAGTCGGACTGGGTAAGGCCCGGCAGCTCTTCTTTGCCTTGGGCCAGTTCACGGTGCAGTTCCAGCAACTGACGACACTCTCGGCATTCCTCGGCGTGGCGGCCCAGGGCCTCCCGTGCCGGACTGCTCAGCGCCTCTCCCGAAAGCAGAGATTCAAAAAGCGGTTGAAAGCTGTCGCAGGAATTCATCAGCAGGCCTCCTTCCGGGCCGCGATCTTGCGCATCTTCTGCAGACTGCGGAAGAGGATGTTCTTAGCCACTCCCTCGCTGCAATCCAAATGGGACGCGATTTCGCGAATGGGCAGGTCTTCGAAATAACGCAGCACGACCGCCGAGCGCTGGCGCGGATTGAGCCGTTCCAGGCAGTTGATCAGCACCTGGCGGCGTTGGCGCTGCATCAGGCGGCCTTCCTGGCCGGGGCCGGGAGCGGCGGCGATCTCTTCGCGCACCGGCTGAGCATGGCGATGACGCTTCTGAGAACGGAGCCAGTTCAGGCTCTCGTTGCCGGCGATGCGCATCAGCCAGGGCTTGAATGAGCCTGTAGAGCGATAAGACCCCAGGTTGCCGTGGGCCTTGAGAAAGACGTTCTGGACCACGTCCATGGCCTGTTCGGGGCATCCCACATAACCGTAGGCTACTGCGAACACCAGGCGTTCGTAGCGCCGCATCAGCCGCTCGAAGGCCACATCCGAACCGCGCAGGATCTCCCTCACCAACTGGTCGTCCTCGTATTCCATCCGTTTATCCAGACACTGGGAGGACGCCGAAAGTTAGCGAGAGATTTTCAGCGGGGATCTTTGGAGGAAGAAGCGGACTCTTCGGCGATCATCTCCTGCAGCCAGCGTTCTACGTCGTCCCGCTGCAGTTCCCCCTCCTGGGGATTGTAGGTGAGGCCTCGCGTGGCGGCCACGCGGTCGATGAAAATGAGGCCTTCCGGGCCGGCGTACTCGTCCTCGGCTTGATAGGCGGTATCTTCCAGGGCTTCGGACAGGGTCACGAAGGAATAGCCCTTTTCTTCCTTGAGGAAAGTGATCAGCTCGTCCAGGAACATGGCGGTGGCGATGCCGCAGCGCAAGAGCAAGATGTGGCGGATGTTGCGTCCGAAAACTTTTTCCGACTGCTGTTCGGCGTACTCCAGGCTCTGGTTGACGTGGGCCAGGAAGAGGCGCTGCAGCCGGGCCACGTTCTCGGGTTCGCGCTCATGCTCCAGGTAGGCGCGGATGAATTGATGGTCCGAGGTCTTCACGGTCACGTGGGCCATCTGGTAGCCGTTGCGCCGCAGCAGGCCGCGCAGGTCTTTGAGCTTGCCTTCGGTGTTGCCGTAGTGCAGTTGGGGCGGGCGGAAGAAGCGGAAAGCGATTCCCTTGAGCCGGCCCAGCCGCGCGATGTCCTTCTGGCCATCCTTGACGTGCTCATAATAGTCGCGGTAGTCGAGCACGTTGTAGTCGACCCGCGAGTAGGATTGGTTGCCCAGTATGAATCCGCGCTCGGCCCAGTCGGTCAGCACCACGTAGAGCATGGGCTGATCGTCGATCTTTTCCTGCACCACGAAGCCGGCGGCGGCAACCTGATGCTCCTCCAGCGTGCGCAAGATCTGGTTGGAGACCTCGCGTGGACGCCAGAAGCCGGAGGGACCGCGGGAGGGCAAATCGTTGAAGGTCAGGGCGATCTTTTTCTCCGCCAAAGCTGCCCCGGTCAAAGCCGTTGCAAGCAGCAGCGCCCACAGCCATGCCCCCAGCCGGCCTCTTCTTTTTCTGCTCCAACTTTTCGCCATTCTCTTCATCATCTTGAAGGCAGGGGTTTCGACAGGACGCAAAATTGAGTATAACATTGTGGGGACAAACTCTTATGGAGACGGGCAGCCGTAGAATCGATGGGGGCGCAGAGTTCCCGGCGCGCTGCTACGCCGCCGCCAGGGGGGACAGGGAGATCTTGGGCGGCCGGCACGACAACCAACTGCAAGGGGTAGGACGCTCATGAGACAGAAAGCAGTGTTCCTGATCATTCCTTTGGCGGCCGCCGCGCTCGCCTTGGCAGCGGCCGGCCGCGCAGAGATGGCGGCTCCCATCCTCAAAACGAGCACGGAGGAGATTGTCTTGACGGCGAGTTTCACCTCCTTCGACCCGGGCGCGGACTACCGCATCGGCGTGGGGGCCCCGGCCCGCACCATCAACGATTACCAGATGGTCCTGGAACAGGCCGACAAACCCATGCCGGTGCGCGAAACCAACTTCGTCCAGGGCTACCTCTCGGCTTGGTTCGGCCTGGAGGAGGTGCCGGCCAAGGGATTCGTCTTCAAGGGCTCGGATGTGAACCCTGATGTCCGGGTGCAGCTTCAGATCACTCTGCCCCGTGCAGAGGCCGACCGTCTGCAGCGGTTCTTTGTCTTCGTAGCCAAGAGTTACGGCCCTGATACCTGGTACCTGGAGGACGGTTCAGAGATACGCAAAGAAAACTGGGAATGACC
The genomic region above belongs to Acidobacteriota bacterium and contains:
- a CDS encoding phosphatidylglycerophosphatase A, whose protein sequence is MATCFGLGLSPLAPGTAGALVGVAIFAATRLWAPPEWTTPILLLSLLAFCWLNHLLTPYAVRRWKNGDPSQFVLDEVAGYLMTVLLFRGGPDLAATLLLTFVLTRLMDVLKIPPARQFERLPGSWGIVLDDLMSSLYAVGLLWLLRWYFPSLFA
- a CDS encoding metallophosphoesterase; translated protein: MKALRLFLLAALSCGFLQGEDAVFVYLTGLTSDSARIAWGRTKGDGNIIGRNARPLGRVEVSIADRTLVEEKRAWVEVDGLEPDHSYDYQVRLGRRLLGQGTLRTFPRQSPKMAFLLIGDYGKGNKTQRSIGQAMWKTLLSQREKGNPVRFVLTTGDNIYGSFLYRFKTGKRDRHWHKRFFDPFRQLLPHVPFYPSLGNHDGDETESEDDFPVYADNFFLPPMGSLEGSTARYYGVSFAGLALFLILDSTEHPRPDGGRIYEQGGAQHVWLRQALASSNVPWKIAVFHNPSYNAGPRYGESEPRLDYLEELFVESGVDVVFNGHEHNFQSSDPPRTGGILHIISGGGAETRNKNIVDDLEEHSMALWSPQPHYLLVEIEEGRMHITALGTDAAPVTARTPDNVATPARITVSQRP
- a CDS encoding Rieske (2Fe-2S) protein; amino-acid sequence: MSDSSHEMPRRRLLQLVAGIGVAAACSPPQLPEQVVAARAGEIPLGSSKTFRFGPVLALLIHAAPNRYYAVAADCTHGRCTVEYRSDSRDLFCPCHDGRFDLQGRILGGPASVPLQSFPVSVEENRIIVSRPAQG
- a CDS encoding DUF4097 family beta strand repeat-containing protein, which produces MFAHNSKRLSPAGLGALTVLIALATATSLPAQPEKRLPASPGQLLVLDLQAGGSVSVIGWDRNEVLVSYDVRTGNPSDFQIDIEETGDGVRVRSGYIRNSRHWSSNMAFNIRVPRQFDIDLDSMGGGLSVVDVEGRFTGKTMGGELSFTNVRGSAEMKTMGGEIHLEDSDLDGSLRTMGGEVLFRNVEGDVRGSSMGGNVRYVNVRRRDGSLAGPDRTGSVPASSDTVQISTMGGRIDVDEAPEGASVHTMGGDIDVRQSSRFTRARTLGGDIYIESLDGWVEAATNGGDVEVHILGSGGDQHIDLSSLSGDVTLYLPADFAGQLEVRIAYTRDSRKSYRIISDFPLTEQRPAEWDYSRGSPRRYVIGQGTINGGGHPVRLETINGNITIRSR
- a CDS encoding RNA polymerase sigma factor, producing MEYEDDQLVREILRGSDVAFERLMRRYERLVFAVAYGYVGCPEQAMDVVQNVFLKAHGNLGSYRSTGSFKPWLMRIAGNESLNWLRSQKRHRHAQPVREEIAAAPGPGQEGRLMQRQRRQVLINCLERLNPRQRSAVVLRYFEDLPIREIASHLDCSEGVAKNILFRSLQKMRKIAARKEAC
- a CDS encoding polysaccharide deacetylase family protein, producing MAKSWSRKRRGRLGAWLWALLLATALTGAALAEKKIALTFNDLPSRGPSGFWRPREVSNQILRTLEEHQVAAAGFVVQEKIDDQPMLYVVLTDWAERGFILGNQSYSRVDYNVLDYRDYYEHVKDGQKDIARLGRLKGIAFRFFRPPQLHYGNTEGKLKDLRGLLRRNGYQMAHVTVKTSDHQFIRAYLEHEREPENVARLQRLFLAHVNQSLEYAEQQSEKVFGRNIRHILLLRCGIATAMFLDELITFLKEEKGYSFVTLSEALEDTAYQAEDEYAGPEGLIFIDRVAATRGLTYNPQEGELQRDDVERWLQEMIAEESASSSKDPR